From the Deinococcus gobiensis I-0 genome, the window TCCGGATCGTCGGCAACGTCCCCCCCCGCCCCGCCCGCCGGCAGGGTGCGCCAGGAGGTCATGCGCTGCGTGATGTCCTCCTGAATACGGCGCACGTTGGTCTCCAGATGTGAGCGCGCGCCGTCGAGTTCGTGACGCAGGCGCATGATCTCCTCGACGCCCGCGAGGTTCACGCCGAGTTCCTGGGTCAGCCGCCGGATCTCGCGCAGGTGCTCGATGTCGCGTTCGGAGTACAGCCGGGTCTTGCCGCTGCTGCGCCCCGGACGGATGAGCTGCTTGCGCTCGTACAGGCGCAGGGTCTGGGGGTGCATGTCCACCAGTTCGGCCGCGATGGAGATGACGTACACGGGCCGGTCCCTGGGGTCGAGGCGCTCACCGGGCGCGGGCAGGGCGCGCGGCTGGGCCTGCGAGCGCAGTTCGTCCTCGATGCGCTCGATCTCGGCCTCGAACTCGCCCTGCATGTCGTCGAGTTCGTGTTGCAGGCGCATGACCTCCTCGACGCCCGCGAGGTTCACGCCGAGTTCCTGGGTCAGCCGCCGGATCTCGCGCAGGTGCTCGATGTCGCGCTCGGAGTACAGCCGGGTCTTGCCGCTGCTGCGCCCCGGACGGATCAGGCCCTTGCGCTCGTACAGGCGCAAGGTCTGGGGGTGCATGTCTACCAGTTCGGCCGCGACCGAGATGACATACACCGGGCGTTGTTTCGCGTCGGAGGCCATACCTCTCTTGAGTATACCCCGATCAAGGTTTATGAGGGCGGCGCGCGAGAACCGGCCGGCCCTCCTCCCCCGGCCTTGTCTACCCGTGCCGCGACCCGGCGGGCCGGCGGCGGCCTATGCTGCGCCCATGACCGCCGCGCGAATTTCGGGCCGACTCGGGGACTTCACCTGACGGCCTGCGCGCTGCCACGTTGCCCCCGCCCGGATGCGGGGGTTTTTCCTTCTGCCTGGAGGCCCCAGCCATGACCCACCCCACCCCGAACCTCTCCCAGCCCAGCCCGCCCCAGCCCCAGCCCGGTCAACTCGACGCCCTGGACGTGCTGCGCCTCGCCCTGACGAGCAAGGTCTACGGCGCGGCCATCGAGACGCCGGTCAGTGAGACGCCGCGCCTGAGCGCGCGGGTGGGCAGCCGGGTGCTGCTCAAGCGCGAGGACCAGCAGCCCATCTTCTCGTTCAAGCTGCGCGGCGCGTACAACAAGATGAGCCAGCTCACGCCCGAGGAGGCGGCGCGCGGCGTGATCTGCGCCTCGGCGGGCAACCACGCACAGGGGGTCGCCTTCGCGGCGCAGGCCCTGGACATCGCCGCCGTGATCGTGATGCCCGCGACCACCCCCGACATCAAGGTGCAGGCCTGCCGGGCGCGCGGGGCCGAGGTCGTGCTGTACGGGGACAGCTTCAGCGACGCCGAGACCCACGCCTTCGCCCTGCAACGCGAGCGCGGCCTGACCTTCGTGCACCCCTACGACGATCCCCTGGTGCTGGCGGGCCAGGGCACGGTGGCGCTGGAACTGCTGCGGCAGGTGCCGGGCGACGACTACACCGTGTTCGTGCCGGTGGGTGGCGGCGGCCTGATCGCGGGGGTGGCGAGCGTCCTGGCGGCCCTCAAGCCGGGCGTGCGGATCGTGGGGGTGGAGCCCGACGACAGCGACGCGATGTACCAGAGCATCCAGGCCGGCGAGCGCGTGCGGCTGGACACCGTGGGCATCTTCGTGGACGGCGTGGCGGTCAAACAGGTCGGGGCCTACACCTTCGACCTCACGCGGCGCTACGTGCACGACTGGGTGCGCGTGAACACCGACGAGGTGTGCGCGGCCATCAAGGACGTGTTCGACGACACGCGCGCCGTGATGGAACCGGCCGGGGCGCTGGCGGTCGCGGGCCTCAAGAAATACGCCGCCGAGCGCGGCCTGAGCGGCGAGACATTGGTCGCCCTGACCTGCGGGGCCAACGTGAACTTCGACCGCCTGCGCCATGTGGCCGAGCGGGCCGAGATCGGCGAGCGGCGCGAGGCCATCCTGGCCGTGACCGTCCCCGAGCGGCCCGGGGCCTTCCGCGAGTTCATCGAGGTGGTCGGCGCGCGGGCCATCACCGAGTTCAACTACCGCTACGCGCCCAGAAGCGAGGCCCAGATCTTTGTGGGGGTGCAGCTCGCGCACGCCGCGCAGCGGGGCGAACTCGTGACGCAGCTGCGGGGCCTGGGCTACGCCGTCACCGACCTCACCGACGACGAACTCGCCAAGGTGCACGTGCGCCACATGGTCGGGGGCCGGGCGCCCGAGGCTGAGGGCGAGCGGGTGTACTCGTTCACCTTCCCCGAGCGGCCCGGCGCGCTGCTGGACTTCCTGACGCACCTCCAGGGCACCTGGAACATCAGCCTGTTCCACTACCGCAACCACGGCTCGGCGCACGGGCGGGTGCTGGCGGGGATTCAGGTGCCCGAGGGCGAGCTGCCCGAATTCGGGGCGTTCCTGGCGGGGCTGGGCTACCCGGCCGAGGACATGAGCGAGAATCCGGCGTACCGGCTGTTTCTGACCTGAGGGACGTCTCGTTTCCGCTTTCCCTCTCCCCCAGCCCCCCTCCCGAGGAGAGGGGGAGTTTTTCGCTGCGCTCGGCCAGAGTCGTCCCGGGCGTTGATAGGGATGTTCTGATTGACGGCGTGACGGCTCAGTTCGGGGCCAGCCCTGCCCGCCCGGAATGGCCCGCGCGCTGTGCGCACGACGGCCTTCGTGGGGATTCAGGCAGTGAGGCGGCCGCCTCTGTCCAGAGGGATAGCGGCCCGCCTCTTTTCCGCTTTTCTCCACGCACCGCCTCCCTCCCCTGCTACCCTCGGCGCATGCCCACCCCCCCACAGGCGGCCCGCAAACCGGTCACGCACAGCCTTCACGGCGAGGACCGGCCCGACGACTACCACTGGCTCAAGACGCAGGGCCGGGCCGATCCCGAGGTGCTGGGCTACCTGGAGGGCGAGAACGCCTACCTGGCCGGGGTCATGGCGCCGCTGAGGGACACGCAGGCGGCCATCTACGCCGAGCTGCTCTCGCACGTGCAGGAGGACGACGACCAGCCCCCGGTGCGCGAGGGCGACTGGCTGTACTTCACGCGCACGGCGGCCGGGCAGGCCCACCCCATCTTCCTGCGGCGGCCCGCGCAGGGCGGCGAGGACGAGGTGCTGCTCGACCTCAACGCCCTGAAGGCGCGCGAGGGCCACGCCAACGTGTGGGTCTACGCCGCGCGCCCCAGCCCGGACGGGCAGCTGTGGGCCTACCTGCTCGACACGACCGGGCAGGAGGTGTTCGAGCTGCGCGTGCTCGACACCCGGACCGGCGAGCTGGCCGAGCCGCCCCTGACCGGCCTGAGCGGCTGGACCCTGGCCTGGGCAGGTGGGGACGCCCTGATCTACGGCACCGACGACGCCACGCAGCGCCCCTTCCGCATCTGGCGGCACCGGCTGGGCCAGCCCCAGGCGGGCGACGACCTGCTCTTCGAGGAAAATGACCCGACCTTCCGCGCCGGAGCCGGACTCGCGGAAAACGGCGAAACGGTGCTCATCGCCAGCGAGGCCAACATGGCGCAGGAGTGGTGGGTGCTGGACGCCCGCGACACCCAGGCCCGACCCGCCCCCGTACTGCCCCGCGAGCGCGGCACCGAAGTTCCGCTGCTCACCGACGGCGGCGACCACTGGCTGCTCCTCACGAACGCGGACGGGGCCTCCGAATTCGCGCTGAGGCGCCTGCCCAAGCGGGAGGGCGCCACGCTGGCCGACGCCGAACCCGTGCTGCCCTACAGCCCTGAACGTTACCTCACCGGCTTTCACCTGTTCCGCTCGCACCTGCTGCTCGCGGGGCGCGAGGGCGGCTTCACGCGGCTGTGGGTGCTGCCCCGCACGGCCGGGGGCTACGGCGAGGCGCGCCCGGTCACCTTTCCCGAGGCGAGCTACACGGTGCGCCTCGGGGCGAACCGCGAGTACGACTCGGGCATGGCCCGCATCCTCTACACCAGCCTGACGCGGCCTGCCGAGCACCTCGACCTCGACCTCGAGACGCTGGAGACGCGCCTGGTCAAGGCGACCCCGGTGCCGAACTACGACCCGGCGCAGTACGTCGCCGAGCAGGTGTGGGCCACGGCCCCGGACGGCGAGCGCGTGCCGGTGAGCCTGGTGCGGCGCCGGGACACGGCGCTGCCCGCCCCCACGCTGCTGTACGGCTACGGCAGCTACGGCGCGCCGATGGACCCGGGCTTCTCCATGTCGCGGCTGCCGCTGCTCGACCGGGGCTGGGTGTGGGCCATCGCGCACATCCGGGGGGGCTCGGAACTCGGGCGGCGCTGGTACGACGCCGGGCGGCTCTCGAACAAGATGAACACCTTCACCGACTATGTCGCGGCGGGCGAACACCTGCGCGCGGCCGGGGTGGCGGGCGACCTCGTGGCGATGGGCCGCAGTGCGGGCGGGCTGCTCATGGGCGCCGTGCTGAACCTGCGCCCGGAGCTGTTCCGCGCGGCCTTCGTCGGCGTGCCCTTCGTGGACGTGCTCTCGACCATGCTCGACGACTCCATCCCCCTGACCACCGGCGAGTACGACGAGTGGGGCAACCCCGGCGAGGCGGCGGCCTACGCCGACATGCGCGCCTACTCGCCCTACGACAACCTGAAGGCGGCGACCTACCCGCACCTGTTCGTGTCCACTGGCCTGAACGACCCGCGCGTGGCGTATTGGGAACCGGCCAAGTACGTGGCGCGGCTGCGGACGCTGCGGCAAGGGGGCAGCGGCGAACTCGTGCTCAAGACGAACATGGGGGCGGGCCACGGCGGCTCCAGCGGCCGTTACGACGCCCTGAACGAGACGGCCGAGGAGTACGCCTTCGCGCTCGCAGCCGTCGGGGGCCAACTGTAAGGAAACGCGGGGCCCGGATCACCTCCGGGCCCCCCGCATCCTCCGGACGCCTACTCCCCGGCGTGCAGGGCGCGCCACTCGCGGAAGGTCACGGGGAACAGCGGCTCGGCGAGCTGGGCCATCGCCCGCGCGAACTGCCGGGTCTCGTATTGCGCGCCCTCGTGGTCCCGCAGGCCGATGAAGTGCAGCAGGCTGCGGACGTTGAAGGTGTAATAGGACTCGGTGTAGAGGCTCTGAGGCAGCACGCCCCGCGCCTGCTCCCGCGTCACGCCCAGCGTCAGCAGCGCCTGATAGGCCCCGTAGGCCGCTCGCCACGCCTCCTCCCAGATGTGGGTGGCGGCCGCCTGGTCCAGCGTGCCGTCGTCCTCCACACTCGCCTGGCGGTTGCTGGGGGCCTGCCGGCGGAAGGCGGGCGGCATGAAGTTGCGCTCCTGCATCTCGACATAACGGCCGGAAATCTCGTTTTTAGACACCCCGGAGCGGTGGCGGACCATCTGGCGGTCCACGAAGATCGGGCACACGACCTTGAAGGTGATGAGGTTGTGCTCGAACGGGCTGCCGTGCTGGTGGCGCAGCAGGTAGCGCAGCAGCCGCTCGTCCTTGCCGCTCAGCGGGGCCAGATTGTCGCCCCCGAAGGAGACGCGGGCCGCGTTGACGATCATCTTGTCGTCGCCCACGTGCTGCACGAGCGAGACGCTGCCCAGGCCGTCGCCCAGGGGGAAGAGAGGTTCGGCAGGCTTGGCAGCTTCAGTCACAATCCCGAATAGTATCCTGGCCGGAGCGGGCTGAATAGCCCAGGCCTTCCTGCACGGAAAACCGCCGGTCCTGGGAGGGAGACCGGCGGCCAGTTGGGAGGACGGACCAGGAAGGAGGGAGGAACTGGCCCGCAGGAGGAGGTTCAGCGTCGGGAATGGTGGCGCACCGGCACCCGCGCGTACTTGCGGGGGGCGGCCTGCCGCGAAGCGAGCAGAAGTGCGGTGAGCGTCGCCAGAGCGGCCAGCAGCAGTTCCATACCCCACTATGCCCCAGGGCCTCTAACAGAACCGTGACACTCTGCTCAAGTCGGGTTCAGGGAAAGCGCCGTGCCGGGAACGCCTCCCCCTGCCGCCACGGCAGCCCGGAACTGCTCGGGCGTGACCGGCAGCACGCTCAGGCGGGTGCCCTTGCGCACCAGCGGCGAGTCCTGCCACTCGGGCAGGGCGCGCAGGGTCTCCAACGGGACCAGACGCGGCAGTGCGGTGACCGCCTCCACGTCCACCATGCTCCAGCGCGGGGCGGCGGGGTCGCTGCGCGGGTCGTGGTAGGGACTGGCGGGGTCGAATTGCAGGTCGTCGGGATAGGCGGCCCGCACCACCCGCGCCACCCCCGCCACGCCGCTGGGCCGGGCGTTCGAGTGGTAGAAGAGGCACAGGTCGCCCTCCTGCATCTCGCGCAGGAAATTGCGGGCCTGATAGTTGCGCACGCCGTTCCAGGCTTCGCGCCCGGCACGCACGAGGTCGGGGTAGCCGAACACGTCGGGTTCGGATTTGAGCAGCCAGCACGCCATACGGGCCCAGGCTAGCGCGCCCCGGCCCCTGCGCAGAATCAGGGGACCACGTTGATGTCCAGCGTCCTCTGGACGTCGCCCTTGCCCTCCGGGTCCGGCACCGTCACGATCACACTCCGCCGCCCCGGGGCCGCGTTGCGCGCCGCCTCGACCGTGAAGGTCGCCATGTCGTCGGCGGCCAGGGACGGCTTGAACGTGTTGATCCGCAGGCCCGAAAGCCCGATGTCGGTCACGGACAGCCGGTAGCCGTCCGGGGCCTCGTTGCCGTACACATACCTCCGGAACCCCACCCGCACGGTGGCGCTGCTCCCCTGGCGCAGTTGCAGGGAGGAGGGCGACAACTCCAGCGTGGCGCTGCTCAGGACTGGAGTACAGGCGTTCAGGGCCGGGACGGCAGCAGGGCAGTGGGAAGAAGTCGTTTCATAAGGGGTGGTGCCCACGATCTTCTCACGGTTCTTGCGGCGGCGTTGACCCATCTGGGGCGCCGCGCCCTCTGGGCCTTCCCGCACGTTGTCGCCCGGCCACCCGCCCTAGACTTTGCGGGTGCGCCGCTTTTCGCCCTGGCTTCCCGTCCTGCTGCTGCTGTCCGGCACGGCCTATCTGCTGCCCCAGTTCGCGCCGGACAGTGTGCCGGACCTGTTGCAGCTGCCGGCGCCCAGCGCGGCCCCGGCCCTGCCCGGCGAGCTGCCACCCGAGACGCTGGCCCTGTTCGAGAAGACCCGGCCTTCGGCCGTGCGGGTCGAGAGCCTCAACGCGCGCACCGGCACCGGGGGCATCGGCACCGGCTTTTTCATCGACGGCGGCGGGCAGCTGCTCACGGCGTACCACGTGGTCAGCGACGGGCAACTGTTCCGGGTCACCACGCTGTCGGGCCGCTCGTATCAGGCGCAGGTCACGGCCTTCGACGCGGCGGCCGACGTGGCCCTCCTGCAGGTGCGCGGCGGCGGCAACTTTCCGTACCTGAACCTCGCCACCCGCGCGCCGCGTGTGCGCGAGACGGTGCTGGCCATCGGCAACAGCGGGGGCGACTTCCTGCAACCCCGGCGCGGGCGACTGCTGCGCCTGAACGTGGCGGCCGGGCGGGCCGACTTCCCGCAGGGCACGCTGGAGATGACGGCCCCCCTGGCCCCCGGCGACAGCGGCGGCCCGATCATCGACGGCAACGGGCAGGCCATCGGGGTGGTCAGCTATGTGCGCCAGGACAGCAGCGGCCAGACCCGCACGAGCTACGCCGTCCCCGTGACCGAGGGC encodes:
- the hspR gene encoding heat shock protein transcriptional repressor HspR, fused homodimer type; this translates as MASDAKQRPVYVISVAAELVDMHPQTLRLYERKGLIRPGRSSGKTRLYSERDIEHLREIRRLTQELGVNLAGVEEVMRLQHELDDMQGEFEAEIERIEDELRSQAQPRALPAPGERLDPRDRPVYVISIAAELVDMHPQTLRLYERKQLIRPGRSSGKTRLYSERDIEHLREIRRLTQELGVNLAGVEEIMRLRHELDGARSHLETNVRRIQEDITQRMTSWRTLPAGGAGGDVADDPDPDEDPDPDRD
- the ilvA gene encoding threonine ammonia-lyase, biosynthetic — translated: MTHPTPNLSQPSPPQPQPGQLDALDVLRLALTSKVYGAAIETPVSETPRLSARVGSRVLLKREDQQPIFSFKLRGAYNKMSQLTPEEAARGVICASAGNHAQGVAFAAQALDIAAVIVMPATTPDIKVQACRARGAEVVLYGDSFSDAETHAFALQRERGLTFVHPYDDPLVLAGQGTVALELLRQVPGDDYTVFVPVGGGGLIAGVASVLAALKPGVRIVGVEPDDSDAMYQSIQAGERVRLDTVGIFVDGVAVKQVGAYTFDLTRRYVHDWVRVNTDEVCAAIKDVFDDTRAVMEPAGALAVAGLKKYAAERGLSGETLVALTCGANVNFDRLRHVAERAEIGERREAILAVTVPERPGAFREFIEVVGARAITEFNYRYAPRSEAQIFVGVQLAHAAQRGELVTQLRGLGYAVTDLTDDELAKVHVRHMVGGRAPEAEGERVYSFTFPERPGALLDFLTHLQGTWNISLFHYRNHGSAHGRVLAGIQVPEGELPEFGAFLAGLGYPAEDMSENPAYRLFLT
- a CDS encoding S9 family peptidase → MPTPPQAARKPVTHSLHGEDRPDDYHWLKTQGRADPEVLGYLEGENAYLAGVMAPLRDTQAAIYAELLSHVQEDDDQPPVREGDWLYFTRTAAGQAHPIFLRRPAQGGEDEVLLDLNALKAREGHANVWVYAARPSPDGQLWAYLLDTTGQEVFELRVLDTRTGELAEPPLTGLSGWTLAWAGGDALIYGTDDATQRPFRIWRHRLGQPQAGDDLLFEENDPTFRAGAGLAENGETVLIASEANMAQEWWVLDARDTQARPAPVLPRERGTEVPLLTDGGDHWLLLTNADGASEFALRRLPKREGATLADAEPVLPYSPERYLTGFHLFRSHLLLAGREGGFTRLWVLPRTAGGYGEARPVTFPEASYTVRLGANREYDSGMARILYTSLTRPAEHLDLDLETLETRLVKATPVPNYDPAQYVAEQVWATAPDGERVPVSLVRRRDTALPAPTLLYGYGSYGAPMDPGFSMSRLPLLDRGWVWAIAHIRGGSELGRRWYDAGRLSNKMNTFTDYVAAGEHLRAAGVAGDLVAMGRSAGGLLMGAVLNLRPELFRAAFVGVPFVDVLSTMLDDSIPLTTGEYDEWGNPGEAAAYADMRAYSPYDNLKAATYPHLFVSTGLNDPRVAYWEPAKYVARLRTLRQGGSGELVLKTNMGAGHGGSSGRYDALNETAEEYAFALAAVGGQL
- the thyX gene encoding FAD-dependent thymidylate synthase, which produces MTEAAKPAEPLFPLGDGLGSVSLVQHVGDDKMIVNAARVSFGGDNLAPLSGKDERLLRYLLRHQHGSPFEHNLITFKVVCPIFVDRQMVRHRSGVSKNEISGRYVEMQERNFMPPAFRRQAPSNRQASVEDDGTLDQAAATHIWEEAWRAAYGAYQALLTLGVTREQARGVLPQSLYTESYYTFNVRSLLHFIGLRDHEGAQYETRQFARAMAQLAEPLFPVTFREWRALHAGE
- a CDS encoding EVE domain-containing protein, producing MACWLLKSEPDVFGYPDLVRAGREAWNGVRNYQARNFLREMQEGDLCLFYHSNARPSGVAGVARVVRAAYPDDLQFDPASPYHDPRSDPAAPRWSMVDVEAVTALPRLVPLETLRALPEWQDSPLVRKGTRLSVLPVTPEQFRAAVAAGGGVPGTALSLNPT
- a CDS encoding S1C family serine protease yields the protein MRRFSPWLPVLLLLSGTAYLLPQFAPDSVPDLLQLPAPSAAPALPGELPPETLALFEKTRPSAVRVESLNARTGTGGIGTGFFIDGGGQLLTAYHVVSDGQLFRVTTLSGRSYQAQVTAFDAAADVALLQVRGGGNFPYLNLATRAPRVRETVLAIGNSGGDFLQPRRGRLLRLNVAAGRADFPQGTLEMTAPLAPGDSGGPIIDGNGQAIGVVSYVRQDSSGQTRTSYAVPVTEGNALIAELRAGARRDTPVVGLVFDPNHSGLTDPPGAVVLRVARGSPAERAGLQGCRTDAEGNLTGLGDAILSVNGVSTPDADAFITQVQRRRIGDTVQLSVLRGKERLAVQLTLAARRSVQDLNTPSSASPCSPT